In Desulfuromonadaceae bacterium, a single window of DNA contains:
- a CDS encoding DUF3108 domain-containing protein translates to MKTFTKIVIALIMLCVPTLVAANAPDRPPSFLIGSHYRYDISFLWFDRLASGELSLAATAIPGQYQATLEARTLGVAAWLTGNRVHRYVALMEATADDGRLRTLRFESHVIKGQGKKLKDRAKEYVFNYEKKRVDFRRASNDQFSPIEVLPMGDPPLNDFLTVFTNFRMGFFGSPAPGETLELDTFERGHPATIIVTAMPPSPAEHQTFFPPGGKLFQISMGDDILDTGGGKVFLWFDSLERPARAVVENVIGIGDVKGTLREEQAAGEGGQIKK, encoded by the coding sequence ATGAAAACTTTCACGAAAATTGTTATCGCCCTGATAATGCTGTGCGTCCCGACGCTGGTCGCGGCCAACGCGCCAGACCGTCCACCGTCGTTCCTTATCGGGAGTCATTACCGCTACGATATTTCCTTTCTTTGGTTTGATCGTCTGGCGTCAGGGGAGTTGAGTCTTGCCGCCACCGCGATCCCCGGGCAATATCAGGCGACGCTCGAAGCGCGCACCCTGGGTGTTGCCGCATGGTTGACCGGAAATCGCGTGCATCGTTACGTTGCGTTGATGGAAGCAACCGCTGATGATGGCAGACTGCGGACGCTGCGTTTTGAATCACACGTGATCAAGGGGCAAGGTAAAAAACTGAAAGATCGTGCCAAGGAGTACGTTTTCAACTACGAAAAAAAGCGGGTCGATTTTCGTCGCGCAAGTAACGATCAGTTCAGTCCGATCGAGGTGCTGCCGATGGGGGATCCCCCGTTGAACGATTTTCTGACTGTTTTTACAAATTTCAGGATGGGATTTTTCGGTTCCCCCGCGCCGGGAGAAACTCTCGAACTGGACACCTTTGAGCGTGGTCATCCTGCCACAATAATCGTCACGGCAATGCCCCCGTCCCCTGCTGAGCACCAAACGTTTTTTCCGCCAGGGGGGAAACTTTTTCAGATCAGCATGGGGGATGATATTCTTGATACTGGTGGCGGAAAAGTTTTTCTCTGGTTTGACTCGCTGGAACGACCAGCGCGCGCGGTGGTGGAAAACGTGATCGGGATAGGGGACGTCAAGGGGACGTTGCGTGAAGAACAGGCAGCCGGGGAGGGTGGACAGATAAAAAAATGA
- a CDS encoding cytochrome c family protein translates to MKRIIITLVAVCFLSVAAIAIANNGPEKITLEAKMGTVTFPHQAHQASVGDCTTCHHKGVEAGTCASCHDGKKAPKAKDAFHKLCKDCHQKGNGPTGCKDCHVK, encoded by the coding sequence ATGAAACGCATTATCATCACTCTGGTCGCTGTCTGCTTTTTGAGCGTCGCCGCGATCGCCATCGCCAACAATGGCCCGGAAAAAATCACCCTCGAAGCCAAAATGGGTACGGTTACTTTCCCGCACCAGGCTCACCAGGCTTCAGTTGGCGACTGCACCACCTGCCACCACAAAGGCGTTGAAGCCGGAACCTGCGCCAGCTGCCACGACGGCAAAAAAGCGCCAAAAGCTAAAGACGCGTTCCACAAATTGTGCAAAGACTGCCACCAAAAAGGCAACGGCCCGACCGGCTGTAAAGATTGCCACGTCAAGTAA
- a CDS encoding calcium/sodium antiporter, giving the protein MTLNIILFFAGLLLLYYGAEYLVTGSTHLALSYGVRPLVIGLTVVSFATSMPELMVSLFASVKGVSAIAAGNIIGSNVANIGLILGSAALFFPIRSGRGILFRELPYMVLASMVVYGFSWDGQLTAGEGVVLLFMLVAFLYYCIRTAREGEVDTSFVDDTREIVVPTRGRWVVYVVLGIVGLGIGAELMVRSAVAIALTFGVSEAVIGMSVVAVGTSLPELAASVVSAWKGEMELSIGNAIGSNIFNLLFVFGSCALIRPIEIEPSLLFRELPVMLLFSVALWPLMYFGHALDRKKGFGLLVAYAGFMVMIFQ; this is encoded by the coding sequence ATGACACTGAATATTATTCTTTTTTTCGCAGGGTTGTTATTGCTCTACTATGGAGCTGAATATCTGGTTACCGGAAGCACCCACCTGGCATTATCCTATGGAGTCAGACCCTTGGTGATCGGACTGACGGTCGTCTCTTTCGCCACCAGTATGCCGGAGTTGATGGTGTCGCTCTTTGCCTCGGTCAAGGGGGTATCGGCGATCGCCGCAGGAAACATTATTGGTTCAAACGTTGCCAACATCGGTTTGATCCTGGGGAGTGCGGCTCTGTTTTTCCCGATCCGGAGCGGGCGGGGGATCTTGTTTCGCGAACTACCTTACATGGTGTTAGCCTCCATGGTTGTTTACGGCTTTTCCTGGGATGGTCAACTGACCGCCGGTGAAGGCGTTGTGCTGCTGTTTATGCTGGTGGCTTTTCTTTATTACTGTATCCGTACCGCCCGTGAGGGGGAGGTGGACACATCTTTTGTTGACGATACCAGGGAGATCGTTGTGCCGACGCGGGGGCGTTGGGTTGTTTATGTGGTTCTCGGTATCGTCGGTCTCGGTATCGGCGCGGAGCTGATGGTGCGCTCAGCAGTAGCGATTGCCCTCACTTTCGGTGTCTCCGAGGCGGTGATCGGCATGAGTGTCGTCGCCGTTGGGACCAGTCTGCCAGAACTGGCGGCGTCGGTGGTGAGTGCCTGGAAGGGTGAAATGGAATTGAGTATCGGCAATGCAATCGGCAGCAACATCTTTAATCTGCTCTTTGTCTTTGGTTCGTGTGCACTGATTCGCCCCATCGAGATCGAACCATCCTTGCTTTTTCGTGAATTGCCGGTGATGCTGCTCTTCAGTGTTGCCCTCTGGCCGTTGATGTACTTTGGTCATGCTCTTGATCGTAAAAAAGGATTTGGACTGCTGGTGGCCTACGCCGGATTTATGGTAATGATCTTTCAATGA
- a CDS encoding helix-turn-helix domain-containing protein: MPPIFNPTVELDGAAVRRIRETKRLTQLYVAKVVGVTTDTISRWENNRYPSIKRENLLGLAQALEVAPQSLLHAPDAETEIPPAPASLRPSLLRRKRGWLWSVSIFFLVLLVVYYFFQEPVITFVTEINARRILPTYAAPGAVVPVRITLAIDAPTGGFIVREHFPVGWKLIEASPPASSLDNVEGMARWIVKAGDVPPVISYLIRVNSVAASGNKGIFKGDVVLRQNKNNTPAVIHGDDEVYIQPYHWADVDGNSVIDDREVLEAFDAVEAMKDVHLDWDGLSALWDEGTYRWDQKKGKFVSTRSTAQ, translated from the coding sequence ATGCCCCCAATTTTCAACCCGACAGTTGAGCTGGATGGTGCCGCTGTGCGTCGTATTCGTGAGACGAAGCGTTTGACGCAACTGTATGTTGCCAAAGTTGTCGGGGTGACGACCGACACAATCTCACGTTGGGAAAACAACCGTTATCCATCGATCAAGCGGGAGAATCTTCTCGGGTTGGCCCAGGCGCTGGAAGTTGCTCCCCAATCTCTGCTTCATGCCCCTGATGCTGAAACCGAAATTCCCCCTGCACCGGCATCTCTGCGCCCCTCTCTGCTGCGCCGGAAGCGCGGGTGGTTGTGGTCAGTGTCAATATTTTTTCTCGTTCTTTTGGTTGTTTATTATTTTTTTCAGGAACCTGTAATCACGTTCGTCACTGAAATCAATGCCCGACGCATATTGCCGACGTATGCTGCTCCGGGAGCTGTTGTTCCGGTGCGGATTACGCTGGCGATTGATGCCCCGACCGGCGGTTTTATCGTGCGGGAACATTTTCCGGTCGGCTGGAAGTTGATCGAAGCAAGCCCGCCGGCATCAAGTCTGGATAATGTTGAAGGGATGGCTCGCTGGATTGTCAAGGCAGGGGACGTGCCGCCGGTGATCTCCTACTTAATCAGGGTGAACAGTGTTGCTGCAAGCGGCAACAAGGGGATATTTAAAGGGGATGTTGTCTTGCGCCAGAATAAAAATAATACCCCTGCGGTGATTCATGGTGATGACGAGGTGTATATTCAGCCCTATCATTGGGCCGATGTTGATGGCAATTCAGTGATCGATGATCGTGAAGTCCTGGAAGCTTTTGACGCTGTCGAAGCGATGAAGGATGTCCATCTGGACTGGGACGGTCTGAGTGCCCTGTGGGATGAGGGCACCTATCGTTGGGATCAAAAGAAGGGAAAGTTTGTTTCAACCCGTTCAACGGCGCAGTAA